One Euphorbia lathyris chromosome 1, ddEupLath1.1, whole genome shotgun sequence DNA segment encodes these proteins:
- the LOC136236082 gene encoding transcription factor MYB35-like isoform X2, with amino-acid sequence MRPPCCGNKLNVKKGVWTPEEDAKMVAYVSKHGTGNWTDLPKKAGLRRCGKSCRLRWTNYLRPDLKHDNFTIQEEELIVRLHSAIGSRWSMIAQQLPGRTDNDVKNYWNTKLKKKLSEMGIDPVTHKPFSQILADYGNIGCFPKYGTRIASLNRDLKNAFNPKPDDEFAISTPQQQLSIPPKLEPMQDYNFNPSSLHLLDQLQAIKLVTEASTYRNYDHHFFNGALYSSSTSSLSSSSSSSSSSSSSTCSTGAQDKSGLSFSWRDFLLDDAFDQQQEGENVRLMEDDGNMMPIDDEISGKEIKMGMDLGISGQASHSHSSFVEAMLDKETEIFCDFPNLLEEPFSY; translated from the exons ATGAGACCTCCTTGCTGTGGTAATAAGCTGAATGTGAAAAAAGGAGTTTGGACTCCGGAGGAAGATGCTAAGATGGTTGCTTATGTATCCAAACATGGCACTGGAAATTGGACTGATCTTCCCAAGAAAGCAG GACTTAGGAGATGTGGGAAGAGTTGCAGACTTAGGTGGACTAATTACCTGAGGCCTGATCTAAAGCATGACAACTTCACTATCCAGGAAGAAGAGCTCATTGTTAGGCTACATTCTGCCATTGGTAGCAG GTGGTCAATGATAGCTCAACAACTTCCAGGAAGAACAGACAATGATGTGAAAAACTACTGGAACACAAAGCTTAAAAAGAAGCTCTCTGAAATGGGAATAGATCCTGTCACTCATAAACCCTTCTCTCAAATCCTTGCTGACTATGGAAACATAGGTTGCTTCCCCAAATACGGAACCCGAATCGCATCTCTCAATCGAGACCTAAAAAACGCTTTCAATCCCAAACCAGATGATGAATTTGCAATATCTACACCTCAACAACAACTTTCAATTCCCCCAAAATTAGAACCAATGCAAGATTACAATTTCAATCCTTcttctcttcatcttctagatcagcttcaagcaataaaactagTCACAGAAGCTTCAACTTACAGAAACTATGATCATCATTTCTTCAATGGCGCATTGTATTCTTCTTCAACATCGTCGTTGTCATCGTCGTCGTcatcttcatcgtcttcttcttcttctacttgCTCGACTGGTGCTCAAGATAAATCGGGATTAAGTTTTAGTTGGCGTGATTTTCTTCTGGATGATGCGTTTGATCAGCAGCAGGAAGGAGAAAATGTGAGATTAATGGAAGATGATGGGAATATGATGCCAATTGATGATGAGATTAGTGGAAAAGAGATTAAAATGGGAATGGATTTGGGAATTTCAGGACAAGCATCTCATTCTCATAGTTCATTTGTGGAAGCTATGTTAGATAAAGAAACTGAGATTTTCTGTGATTTTCCTAACTTGTTAGAGGAACCATTTTCCTActag
- the LOC136231388 gene encoding uncharacterized protein, with amino-acid sequence MVSLSLYRGNLHRVPDVPRRWLMPTRAISFKDFKSLLHRRSKALSRLHSSTGPITTTSNPSPNPNPNPNSKENGIVIAPPLEDDKGANRFGEGTSKSAAPEQVKDQETFDCGESTVKAGDVSNSSPVEKHEVAEKGNEHLHSIDPHAETSSKADTLGDKEKRKREVEEKLEALSGKKHNLVQMLKQILNVEEELKRHNNSQGMANRSPVSPQVDMSNDSGSMSRHPTPRIGSEPHIGVDMEGRENEDVSNHNNYPRLIHQTSSTSPSSESPLRRPPYIQHNMVLHPSRPSLGMTSSPSPSRFAPTGHLGPPSTVPTVSVSGTNYVASSPSPAASGGTSSFRDVRQPSPWN; translated from the exons ATGGTGTCACTTTCTTTGTACAGAGGGAACCTCCACAGAGTCCCCGATGTGCCTCGTCGATGGCTAATGCCGACTCGTGCTATCTCTTTCAAGGACTTCAAATCACTCTTGCATCGTCGCTCCAAGGCCCTCTCTCGCCTTCACTCCTCCACCGGCCCTATCACCACCACTTCAAACCCTAGccctaaccctaaccctaaccctaacTCAAAGGAGAACGGAATCGTAATTGCGCCTCCATTGGAAGATGACAAGGGAGCTAATCGCTTTGGGGAAGGGACTTCAAAAAGTGCGGCTCCTGAGCAGGTCAAGGATCAAGAAACATTCGACTGTGGTGAATCTACAGTTAAAGCGGGTGATGTTTCAAATTCGTCACCTGTGGAGAAGCATGAAGTAGCTGAGAAAGGCAATGAACATTTGCATTCAATTGATCCTCATGCGGAG ACAAGCAGCAAAGCTGATACGTTGGGtgataaagagaaaaggaaaaggGAAGTAGAGGAGAAGTTAGAAGCTTTGAGTGGAAAGAAGCATAATCTTGTTCAAATGCTCAAACAG ATATTGAACGTGGAGGAGGAATTGAAGAGACACAATAACTCTCAAGGAATGGCAAATCGTTCACCTGTTTCTCCTCAAGTGGATATGAGCAATGATTCTGGGTCAATGAGCAGGCATCCTACTCCTAGAATAGGCTCAGAGCCACATATTGGTGTTGATATGgaaggaagagaaaatgaaGATGTTTCAAATCATAATAATTATCCACGGCTTATACATCAAACAAGCAGCACGTCTCCATCATCAGAGTCTCCTCTTAGGAGGCCTCCCTACATTCAGCACAACATG GTTCTACATCCATCTCGACCAAGTTTGGGGATGACTAGTAGTCCGAGTCCATCACGGTTTGCTCCAACTGGACACCTAGGACCTCCGTCAACTGTGCCCACAGTATCTGTATCAGGGACTAATTACGTTGCATCTTCTCCTTCCCCCGCAGCTTCTGGTGGCACTTCATCATTTAGAGATGTTCGGCAGCCAAGCCCATGGAATTAG
- the LOC136236082 gene encoding transcription factor MYB35-like isoform X1, translated as MRPPCCGNKLNVKKGVWTPEEDAKMVAYVSKHGTGNWTDLPKKAEKTCKCESAGLRRCGKSCRLRWTNYLRPDLKHDNFTIQEEELIVRLHSAIGSRWSMIAQQLPGRTDNDVKNYWNTKLKKKLSEMGIDPVTHKPFSQILADYGNIGCFPKYGTRIASLNRDLKNAFNPKPDDEFAISTPQQQLSIPPKLEPMQDYNFNPSSLHLLDQLQAIKLVTEASTYRNYDHHFFNGALYSSSTSSLSSSSSSSSSSSSSTCSTGAQDKSGLSFSWRDFLLDDAFDQQQEGENVRLMEDDGNMMPIDDEISGKEIKMGMDLGISGQASHSHSSFVEAMLDKETEIFCDFPNLLEEPFSY; from the exons ATGAGACCTCCTTGCTGTGGTAATAAGCTGAATGTGAAAAAAGGAGTTTGGACTCCGGAGGAAGATGCTAAGATGGTTGCTTATGTATCCAAACATGGCACTGGAAATTGGACTGATCTTCCCAAGAAAGCAG aaaaaactTGCAAATGTGAAAGTGCAGGACTTAGGAGATGTGGGAAGAGTTGCAGACTTAGGTGGACTAATTACCTGAGGCCTGATCTAAAGCATGACAACTTCACTATCCAGGAAGAAGAGCTCATTGTTAGGCTACATTCTGCCATTGGTAGCAG GTGGTCAATGATAGCTCAACAACTTCCAGGAAGAACAGACAATGATGTGAAAAACTACTGGAACACAAAGCTTAAAAAGAAGCTCTCTGAAATGGGAATAGATCCTGTCACTCATAAACCCTTCTCTCAAATCCTTGCTGACTATGGAAACATAGGTTGCTTCCCCAAATACGGAACCCGAATCGCATCTCTCAATCGAGACCTAAAAAACGCTTTCAATCCCAAACCAGATGATGAATTTGCAATATCTACACCTCAACAACAACTTTCAATTCCCCCAAAATTAGAACCAATGCAAGATTACAATTTCAATCCTTcttctcttcatcttctagatcagcttcaagcaataaaactagTCACAGAAGCTTCAACTTACAGAAACTATGATCATCATTTCTTCAATGGCGCATTGTATTCTTCTTCAACATCGTCGTTGTCATCGTCGTCGTcatcttcatcgtcttcttcttcttctacttgCTCGACTGGTGCTCAAGATAAATCGGGATTAAGTTTTAGTTGGCGTGATTTTCTTCTGGATGATGCGTTTGATCAGCAGCAGGAAGGAGAAAATGTGAGATTAATGGAAGATGATGGGAATATGATGCCAATTGATGATGAGATTAGTGGAAAAGAGATTAAAATGGGAATGGATTTGGGAATTTCAGGACAAGCATCTCATTCTCATAGTTCATTTGTGGAAGCTATGTTAGATAAAGAAACTGAGATTTTCTGTGATTTTCCTAACTTGTTAGAGGAACCATTTTCCTActag